One window of Thiohalobacter sp. genomic DNA carries:
- the mobA gene encoding molybdenum cofactor guanylyltransferase MobA, with protein sequence MGTEAIQGAERPLGLILAGGRGRRMGGRDKGLIEYRGRALVTWPLAALAAVTPDVVISANRNSEDYARLGHPVIADRLTDFQGPLAGIAAAQAACPGRSLLVAPCDAPAATPELFERLLAALAGGATAAVAHDGERLQPTFAALAADSATALQDWLARGERGLGAFFEHIGAAHCDCSDHPEWFDNLNRPQDLHAGTGVSS encoded by the coding sequence ATGGGCACAGAGGCAATACAAGGCGCCGAACGACCGCTGGGCCTGATCCTGGCCGGTGGCCGGGGCCGGCGCATGGGCGGCCGGGACAAGGGCCTGATCGAATACCGGGGCCGCGCCCTGGTGACCTGGCCGCTGGCCGCCCTGGCCGCGGTTACACCCGATGTCGTCATCAGCGCCAATCGCAACAGCGAAGACTACGCCCGCCTCGGTCATCCGGTGATCGCGGACCGGCTGACCGACTTCCAGGGACCGCTCGCCGGCATCGCCGCGGCACAGGCAGCATGCCCTGGCCGCAGCCTGCTGGTGGCACCCTGCGATGCACCCGCCGCGACGCCCGAGCTGTTCGAGCGACTGCTGGCAGCGCTGGCAGGGGGCGCGACGGCCGCGGTCGCCCATGACGGAGAGCGCCTGCAACCGACCTTCGCCGCACTGGCCGCGGACAGCGCAACGGCCCTGCAGGACTGGCTGGCGCGCGGCGAACGCGGACTGGGCGCCTTTTTCGAACACATCGGCGCGGCGCACTGCGACTGCAGCGACCATCCCGAATGGTTCGACAACCTCAACCGCCCGCAGGACCTGCATGCCGGGACCGGAGTCTCCTCGTGA